One region of Jatrophihabitans cynanchi genomic DNA includes:
- a CDS encoding PKD domain-containing protein — MSRRAASLVAAAATVLGGLVAPLALGVGPAAADTVSGPPPVIQRTPSAVTADGLPTVQIDGVVWSLAVVGNTAYAGGSFANARPAGAAPGTNLTPRNNLLSFNLSTGVLNNSFAPSLNAQALVVTASPDGSRIYVGGSFTTANGVLRDRIAAYSTATGQLISSFAPNLDATVNAITATNTTVYVGGNFSRANGVPRSRLAAFSAADGSVLGWAPTADDSVKTMVLTPDNSRVIVGGMFLNLNGSTAYGLGALDANNGTLLPWAATSLIQEGGSGSSIADLSTDGTSIYGVGWAFGSNISTLEGGFSADPNSGTLNWIENCWGDVYNIFGVNGTVYNVGHNHGCTAVNGFPDTNPRNFHRSMAFTAQATGTLGHDIGNPDSHSTDFYGQPAPSIMDWWPDLDIGSYTGMDQGPWAVRGNSQYLVQGGEFQHVNGVAQQGLVRFAVSSIAPNKQGPRLLSAQLAPNLVARSSSSVRVAWSTDWDRDDKTLTYTLQRDGVDVYTTTADGQFWDLPTMGIIDTGLSPGTTYTYRVRVNDPDGNTTWGATSSITTPTGSSAPDGAYVKDVLGAGATHYWRLDQAAGSVNYDYAGFDDLTLNSGVTPGVTGALLNDADTASSFDGSTGLGATSNAVPGPNTFTVSAWFSTTRSGGGKIVGFGDKNSGNSSNYDRHIYMDSAGRINFGVYNGASFVITSPSTYRDGSYHFAVGTLSSAGMALYIDGKLIGTNAGTTVGQSYNGYWRVGGDSTWSGNRYFNGSIDDVAIYPTALSAAQIRQQYVDSGRTIVGSTAPSDGYGSTVWNDSPALYYRLDETSGTTATDRSGNTNNGSFAGGYTLGVASPVSGAGHTAVTFDGTTGTLASGAQTAGPNVYSEELWFNTTSTSGGKLIGFGNARTGSSSNYDRHVYMLASGQLVFGTYTGQINVATSSGTYNDGKWHYVVATQGADGMSLYVDGQLVATNPQTQAQSFNGYWRIGGDNLNGWGANNAYFAGTIDEAAVYPTELTPAQVSAHYFSSPAAVNAPPVASFTSSTNGASAAFDATASSDPDGTIASYAWDFGDTASGVGVTPSHTYAASGTYHVTLTVTDNLGATNSVTHDVSVTVPANQPPAAAFTSSCSNLGCSFDAGGSSDPDGSVASYAWDYGDSSAAGSGATPQHTYASGGTYHVTLTVTDNQGATGTVTHDVTVAPPPNQPPTAAFTSSIDLLTASLDGSGSSDPDGSIASYSWDFGDGSGAGSGATTQHLYSAPGSYQVTLTVTDNDGASAFITKTVTVTTVVAADAFGRTVSTGWGTADSGGPWTLTGTASRFSVGSGVGKVNIEAGGVGPTAYLNAVSQDNLNAVVDASVSQSSGNGDYVQLIGRHSGTSDYRLKVIYRADGTVQALMSKVVSGTDTTLRSLVIPGLTYVAGAPLRIRFVVSGNGTATSLSGTVWRVGATEPASPQISVTDSTAALQSAGSFGIQSYISGNSTAVPVVYTYDNLTVTTS, encoded by the coding sequence ATGAGCAGGCGCGCAGCATCACTGGTCGCCGCAGCGGCCACGGTTCTCGGCGGGCTGGTCGCGCCACTCGCGCTCGGTGTCGGCCCTGCCGCCGCCGACACGGTGTCGGGACCGCCCCCCGTCATTCAGCGCACGCCGAGCGCGGTCACCGCTGACGGGCTGCCGACCGTGCAGATCGACGGCGTGGTCTGGTCCTTGGCTGTCGTCGGGAACACCGCCTACGCCGGCGGCAGCTTCGCGAACGCGCGACCCGCCGGCGCAGCGCCGGGTACCAACCTCACGCCGCGGAACAACCTGCTGTCGTTCAACCTGAGCACGGGCGTCCTGAACAACTCCTTCGCGCCGTCCCTCAACGCACAGGCTCTGGTGGTCACGGCATCGCCGGACGGATCGCGCATCTATGTCGGTGGTAGCTTCACGACCGCAAACGGCGTGCTGCGCGACCGCATCGCCGCGTACAGTACGGCCACCGGCCAGCTGATCTCGAGCTTCGCGCCGAACCTCGACGCGACGGTCAACGCGATCACCGCCACAAACACGACCGTGTACGTCGGCGGAAACTTCTCGCGCGCCAACGGTGTGCCGCGCAGCCGACTGGCCGCCTTCAGCGCCGCAGACGGCTCTGTGCTCGGCTGGGCGCCGACAGCGGACGACAGCGTCAAGACGATGGTTCTGACTCCGGACAACAGCCGGGTCATCGTCGGCGGGATGTTCCTCAACCTTAACGGCTCGACGGCGTACGGCTTGGGCGCCCTCGACGCGAACAACGGCACACTGTTGCCGTGGGCTGCCACCAGTCTGATCCAAGAGGGCGGCTCCGGATCGTCCATCGCCGACCTCAGCACCGACGGAACCTCCATCTACGGCGTGGGCTGGGCCTTCGGCTCGAACATATCCACCCTGGAAGGCGGATTCTCGGCCGACCCGAACTCGGGAACCCTTAACTGGATCGAGAACTGCTGGGGCGACGTCTATAACATCTTCGGCGTCAACGGGACCGTCTACAACGTCGGCCACAACCACGGCTGCACGGCGGTGAACGGGTTCCCCGACACGAACCCGCGCAACTTCCACCGTTCCATGGCGTTCACCGCGCAGGCGACCGGAACGCTCGGACACGACATCGGCAACCCCGACTCGCACAGCACGGACTTCTACGGTCAGCCTGCGCCGTCCATCATGGACTGGTGGCCCGACCTCGACATCGGCTCCTACACCGGTATGGACCAGGGTCCGTGGGCAGTTCGTGGCAACTCGCAGTACCTCGTTCAAGGCGGCGAGTTCCAGCACGTGAACGGCGTCGCCCAGCAGGGTCTGGTGCGGTTCGCGGTGTCGTCCATAGCACCGAACAAGCAGGGCCCACGGCTGTTGTCCGCTCAGCTGGCACCCAACCTCGTCGCACGATCAAGTTCGTCGGTCCGGGTCGCGTGGAGCACGGACTGGGACCGCGACGACAAGACCCTCACCTACACGCTGCAACGTGACGGCGTGGATGTGTACACGACGACGGCCGACGGACAGTTCTGGGATCTGCCCACAATGGGCATCATCGATACCGGGCTGAGCCCGGGCACTACGTACACCTATCGGGTGCGGGTCAACGATCCCGATGGCAACACGACGTGGGGGGCGACGTCTTCGATCACAACGCCGACCGGCTCCAGCGCGCCCGACGGTGCGTATGTCAAGGACGTATTGGGCGCTGGGGCGACCCACTACTGGCGGCTTGATCAAGCGGCAGGAAGCGTGAATTACGACTACGCAGGGTTCGACGACCTGACGCTCAACTCTGGCGTGACCCCCGGCGTGACCGGCGCTCTTCTGAACGACGCTGATACCGCATCGAGCTTCGACGGTTCGACTGGACTGGGTGCGACCAGCAACGCCGTTCCGGGGCCGAACACATTCACGGTGTCGGCCTGGTTCTCCACGACACGTTCCGGTGGTGGAAAGATCGTCGGCTTCGGAGACAAGAACTCCGGAAACAGCAGCAATTACGACCGGCACATCTACATGGACAGCGCGGGCCGTATCAACTTCGGCGTGTACAACGGCGCTTCGTTCGTCATCACTTCGCCAAGTACCTACCGCGACGGCAGCTACCATTTCGCGGTGGGGACGCTATCAAGCGCTGGCATGGCTTTGTACATCGACGGCAAGCTGATCGGCACCAATGCCGGCACGACAGTGGGGCAGAGCTACAACGGCTACTGGCGGGTCGGGGGCGACTCGACGTGGAGTGGAAACCGTTACTTCAACGGCAGCATCGACGACGTCGCGATCTACCCCACCGCGCTCAGTGCGGCACAGATTCGCCAGCAATACGTCGACAGCGGACGCACGATCGTCGGCAGCACGGCGCCCTCGGACGGCTACGGCAGCACAGTCTGGAACGACTCGCCTGCCCTGTACTACCGGCTCGACGAGACCTCCGGAACCACGGCCACGGACCGGTCTGGCAACACCAACAACGGTAGCTTTGCCGGCGGATACACCCTCGGCGTCGCAAGTCCGGTGAGCGGAGCCGGACACACGGCGGTCACTTTCGACGGCACGACGGGCACCCTCGCGTCGGGCGCCCAGACCGCCGGGCCGAACGTCTACTCCGAGGAACTGTGGTTCAACACGACATCTACGTCGGGCGGCAAGCTAATCGGCTTCGGCAACGCACGCACGGGCAGCAGTTCAAACTATGACCGCCACGTGTACATGCTCGCTTCTGGTCAGCTCGTGTTCGGTACATACACCGGACAGATCAACGTGGCGACCTCGAGTGGCACTTACAACGACGGGAAATGGCACTACGTTGTCGCGACACAGGGCGCGGATGGAATGTCCCTGTATGTGGACGGGCAGCTAGTAGCCACCAACCCGCAAACGCAGGCGCAGAGCTTCAACGGTTACTGGCGGATTGGGGGTGACAATCTCAATGGCTGGGGTGCGAACAACGCCTACTTCGCCGGCACGATCGATGAGGCGGCGGTCTATCCGACCGAGCTCACGCCTGCCCAGGTGTCTGCGCACTACTTCTCCTCTCCCGCGGCTGTGAACGCACCGCCGGTCGCTTCCTTCACCTCTTCCACCAACGGGGCGAGCGCGGCGTTCGACGCGACGGCGTCCTCGGACCCGGATGGGACGATCGCAAGCTACGCGTGGGACTTCGGCGACACGGCGAGCGGTGTTGGTGTAACGCCATCGCATACGTACGCGGCCAGCGGCACCTATCACGTCACGCTCACAGTCACTGACAACCTGGGGGCGACAAACTCCGTCACGCACGACGTCTCGGTGACTGTGCCAGCGAACCAACCTCCGGCTGCGGCCTTTACTTCATCGTGCAGCAACCTGGGTTGCTCGTTCGATGCTGGGGGCTCCTCCGACCCTGACGGATCGGTGGCGTCGTACGCATGGGATTACGGCGACAGTTCGGCTGCCGGCTCCGGTGCGACGCCGCAGCACACCTACGCGTCGGGTGGCACCTATCACGTGACTCTGACTGTCACCGACAACCAGGGCGCAACCGGGACGGTGACGCACGACGTGACCGTCGCACCGCCGCCGAACCAGCCGCCCACGGCTGCGTTCACCTCGTCGATTGACCTGCTCACTGCGAGTTTGGACGGCTCCGGTTCATCCGACCCGGACGGCTCGATAGCGTCGTACTCCTGGGACTTCGGGGACGGTTCCGGAGCCGGGTCGGGCGCGACCACGCAGCACCTCTACTCGGCGCCGGGCTCGTATCAGGTCACGCTGACCGTGACGGACAATGACGGTGCCTCCGCCTTCATCACGAAGACGGTCACGGTCACGACGGTGGTTGCTGCTGACGCATTCGGTCGAACGGTGTCCACTGGTTGGGGCACGGCAGACAGCGGAGGACCATGGACGCTCACCGGTACCGCGAGCAGGTTCTCGGTCGGCAGCGGTGTCGGAAAGGTCAACATCGAGGCGGGAGGCGTCGGTCCGACCGCATACCTGAACGCGGTTTCGCAGGACAACCTCAACGCTGTTGTCGACGCCTCGGTGAGCCAATCCTCCGGCAACGGTGATTACGTTCAGCTGATCGGTAGGCACAGCGGCACGAGTGACTACCGGCTCAAGGTGATCTATCGCGCGGACGGAACCGTTCAGGCGTTGATGTCCAAGGTCGTCAGCGGTACGGACACCACCCTGCGGTCGCTTGTCATACCCGGTCTCACCTACGTCGCGGGCGCGCCGCTGCGCATACGGTTCGTCGTGTCGGGGAATGGCACCGCCACCAGCTTGTCGGGAACGGTATGGCGCGTCGGGGCCACTGAGCCGGCTTCACCGCAGATCTCGGTGACTGACTCCACCGCGGCGCTCCAGTCGGCGGGAAGTTTCGGCATCCAGTCCTACATATCTGGCAACTCGACGGCTGTGCCGGTGGTGTACACCTATGACAACCTGACGGTCACGACCTCGTGA
- a CDS encoding O-antigen ligase family protein → MTHTMMPAASRVDAVGPSDLIRSRLETALILLVGVWFFVPRFIQTLSISKEHIGVGGQAPPYTALASAAQRGLFYLTIGLCLWIIVLFWRYSPSRRGLALIVFLLPWAYLVIRDRYAEQTPENIYRLMPVLAIALWMLRPRLARLQVLGYVVGATVVASLLVGVALPDHGVLRNASGQFVSVDKQILPWGSLVGVFTNGNNLGQFIAMGLPAVMLIRARMARIVFALCCLFALVWSASRGSMLAVGLAILAYLLVSRVRAGWRAAFAVIFLGAVFATTCIVPLVTTDPAAFTNRGYIWQASHAAWAQHPLVGNGSDWFSIVGSSSASLGPTVFHAHNQFLQLLVTGGIVLALLVGLLIATAVGAAARLAARGRLVGVSYLAAFGGTCLLEVSLVIVDNSLVFPVAVLPLLFVLFTSDLHEPAVTNATA, encoded by the coding sequence GTGACGCACACGATGATGCCGGCGGCGTCGCGCGTGGACGCCGTCGGCCCGAGTGACCTGATCCGTTCGCGCCTCGAGACGGCACTGATCCTGCTGGTCGGCGTGTGGTTCTTCGTGCCGCGGTTCATCCAGACTCTTTCGATCAGCAAGGAGCACATCGGTGTCGGCGGTCAGGCCCCTCCGTACACTGCGTTGGCGAGCGCGGCGCAGCGTGGTCTGTTCTATCTGACGATTGGGCTGTGTCTCTGGATCATCGTGCTGTTCTGGAGGTATTCGCCGAGCCGTCGCGGTCTCGCGCTGATTGTGTTCCTGCTGCCCTGGGCGTACCTCGTGATCCGCGACCGATATGCCGAACAGACGCCGGAGAACATCTACCGGCTGATGCCCGTGCTGGCTATCGCCCTCTGGATGCTTCGACCCAGGCTCGCGCGGCTCCAGGTCCTGGGGTACGTGGTCGGTGCCACGGTGGTGGCCAGCCTGCTGGTCGGTGTGGCACTACCCGACCACGGCGTCCTACGCAACGCAAGCGGGCAGTTCGTTTCTGTGGACAAGCAGATTCTTCCGTGGGGTTCGCTGGTTGGCGTCTTCACCAACGGCAATAACCTCGGGCAGTTCATTGCGATGGGGCTGCCCGCGGTTATGCTCATCCGTGCACGGATGGCGCGTATCGTCTTCGCTCTGTGCTGCCTCTTCGCTCTCGTGTGGAGCGCTTCGCGTGGGTCGATGCTGGCGGTCGGGCTTGCGATCCTCGCGTATCTCCTCGTATCCCGCGTTCGCGCTGGTTGGCGCGCAGCCTTTGCAGTGATCTTCCTCGGTGCCGTCTTCGCGACGACCTGCATCGTGCCACTCGTAACCACCGATCCCGCAGCGTTCACCAATCGTGGCTACATCTGGCAAGCAAGCCATGCGGCCTGGGCGCAACACCCACTAGTCGGCAACGGGAGCGACTGGTTCTCGATAGTCGGATCGTCGTCCGCGTCGCTTGGTCCGACGGTCTTCCATGCCCACAACCAGTTCCTGCAGTTGCTCGTTACCGGCGGCATCGTCCTCGCCCTGCTGGTCGGCCTTCTGATCGCTACTGCCGTGGGCGCAGCGGCCCGTCTTGCGGCGCGCGGGCGTCTTGTCGGGGTCAGCTATCTCGCCGCGTTCGGGGGCACCTGCCTGCTCGAAGTCTCACTGGTCATCGTCGACAACAGTCTGGTCTTTCCGGTGGCCGTGCTGCCGCTGTTGTTTGTCTTGTTCACGTCTGACCTCCACGAGCCGGCCGTCACGAATGCGACTGCCTGA
- a CDS encoding lipopolysaccharide biosynthesis protein produces MVGLGKIAARGAGITLMSQVIRFALQLGSLTVLARLLSPHDFGVVAMVTAITNVMEIVRDFGLSSAAVQAKRLNDAERTNLFWVNTGIGTACAVAAALGAPLVVRIYGTSVVGPIVLALAWLFIVSGINTQFRAELSRSLRFKALAVTDIAAQAGSIAAAISLAAVGAGYWAIVGQQITLVLLTCISNIVLCNWRPGRPRRSVSIRRFFRFGGGVLGTQLIGYATNNLDNVAIGVHSGSGPLGLYSRAYQLLMVPLTQVNDPMTRVVLPVLSRVQDDGETYARYLRKAQLLGCYVLASVFAVAAGVSVPLVTLLFGPQWSGVAPIFAALAIGGIFRGIGQISYWMYLSRGRAGAQLKLYLIARPVMIVIMIAGLPWGPVGVAVGHSIGFFLYWIVSLWAAGRAVGTSTRPLFVQAIRTLLVISVPAGAIAYLGAMLVSPVPASLVLGVALSVGYLALVSRLSPPERANLHFMIEVFLRRRRMPEATAQHAPAAPEPAVVVERD; encoded by the coding sequence ATGGTCGGATTGGGCAAGATCGCGGCGCGCGGTGCAGGCATCACCCTGATGTCCCAGGTGATTCGCTTTGCCCTGCAGTTAGGTTCGCTCACGGTGCTGGCCCGACTGCTCAGCCCACATGACTTCGGCGTCGTCGCCATGGTCACCGCGATCACGAACGTGATGGAAATTGTCCGCGACTTCGGGCTGTCCTCGGCGGCCGTCCAGGCCAAGAGACTCAACGACGCCGAGCGGACAAACCTGTTCTGGGTCAACACCGGTATTGGGACTGCCTGCGCGGTCGCAGCCGCGCTCGGCGCACCGCTCGTCGTCCGAATCTACGGAACCTCGGTCGTTGGCCCTATCGTCCTTGCCTTGGCGTGGCTGTTCATCGTCAGCGGGATCAATACCCAGTTCCGCGCCGAACTGAGTCGAAGCCTGCGGTTCAAGGCCCTTGCGGTGACCGATATAGCAGCGCAAGCGGGCAGCATTGCGGCGGCGATCTCGCTTGCCGCAGTCGGTGCCGGCTACTGGGCGATAGTCGGGCAGCAGATCACGCTTGTCCTGTTGACCTGCATATCGAACATCGTGCTGTGCAATTGGCGCCCCGGCCGTCCTCGTCGCTCGGTTTCTATCCGCCGATTCTTCCGCTTCGGTGGCGGCGTTCTCGGGACCCAGTTGATCGGTTACGCGACCAACAATCTCGACAACGTTGCCATTGGCGTCCATTCCGGTTCCGGTCCGCTCGGCCTCTACAGCCGGGCCTACCAGTTGCTGATGGTTCCGCTGACTCAGGTCAACGACCCGATGACGCGCGTAGTGCTGCCGGTGCTGTCCCGAGTCCAAGATGACGGCGAGACTTATGCCCGTTACCTGCGCAAAGCACAACTGCTCGGTTGCTATGTGCTCGCCAGCGTTTTTGCGGTCGCCGCCGGCGTCAGTGTGCCGCTGGTGACCCTACTGTTCGGGCCACAATGGAGCGGCGTCGCACCGATATTTGCTGCGCTGGCTATTGGAGGCATCTTCCGCGGCATCGGTCAGATCTCCTACTGGATGTACCTGTCCCGCGGGCGGGCGGGCGCGCAGCTCAAGCTATATCTGATCGCTCGCCCGGTCATGATCGTCATCATGATCGCCGGACTGCCGTGGGGCCCAGTGGGCGTTGCCGTCGGACACTCCATCGGCTTCTTCCTGTACTGGATCGTGTCGCTATGGGCGGCAGGACGTGCAGTTGGAACCAGCACCCGACCGCTCTTCGTCCAAGCGATCCGTACCCTTCTGGTGATCAGTGTGCCGGCCGGCGCGATCGCGTATCTCGGCGCGATGCTTGTCAGTCCAGTGCCCGCGAGCCTGGTGCTGGGCGTGGCGCTCAGCGTCGGCTACCTCGCGCTGGTCTCGCGCTTGTCGCCCCCCGAGCGAGCCAATCTACATTTCATGATCGAAGTGTTCCTGCGCCGTCGACGCATGCCCGAGGCGACAGCTCAGCACGCGCCCGCAGCGCCGGAACCGGCAGTCGTCGTCGAGCGAGACTGA
- a CDS encoding glycosyltransferase family 2 protein, which produces MTQQRQISVIVAVATFRRPDCLARVLPQLVEQVASAGATASVLVVDNDPDGGAAQYVRRFASPVVRYVHEPHPGISAARNRALDESRSADAVVFIDDDEEPGPQWLTTLVERWTDWRCAAVTGPVVATFDGGPPDPWVVASGVFDRRRHVTGESLRGAASNNLLLDIAQLSGLGLRFDDSYGLTGGSDTRLTHELVARGGVIRWVDEAEVVDHIPVGRATRSWVLKRSFRTSNDWSRVALDLAPGRWSRLRERADLTARGIVRVSRGARHWLLGTFLRDMNRRARGAVEVVEAAGVTLGAYGYVASEYRRAAAQSRSTTTAGSGAAGAC; this is translated from the coding sequence GTGACGCAGCAGCGGCAGATTTCGGTGATCGTAGCGGTTGCCACATTCCGACGTCCGGATTGCCTGGCCCGCGTGCTGCCACAACTCGTCGAGCAGGTTGCATCAGCGGGTGCGACTGCGTCTGTTCTCGTGGTGGACAACGACCCGGATGGCGGTGCCGCGCAGTACGTCCGACGCTTCGCATCTCCGGTGGTCCGTTATGTCCACGAGCCTCACCCTGGCATTTCCGCCGCGCGGAATCGCGCGCTCGACGAGAGCCGATCGGCAGATGCCGTGGTTTTCATCGACGACGACGAGGAACCAGGTCCGCAGTGGCTTACGACGCTCGTAGAGCGCTGGACCGACTGGCGCTGTGCGGCCGTCACCGGACCCGTCGTCGCCACGTTCGACGGTGGCCCACCCGACCCCTGGGTCGTTGCGAGCGGGGTTTTCGACCGACGCCGCCACGTGACAGGCGAGTCGCTGCGTGGTGCGGCATCCAACAACCTGCTGCTCGACATTGCGCAACTGAGCGGACTTGGGCTCAGGTTCGACGACAGTTACGGGCTCACCGGAGGGAGCGACACAAGACTTACGCACGAACTGGTTGCACGGGGCGGCGTCATCCGCTGGGTGGACGAGGCAGAAGTCGTGGACCACATCCCAGTAGGCCGGGCAACCCGCTCCTGGGTGCTCAAGCGGTCGTTCCGGACCAGTAACGACTGGAGCCGCGTCGCGCTCGACCTCGCTCCCGGCCGCTGGTCACGGCTGCGCGAGCGCGCCGACCTGACGGCCCGCGGGATCGTTCGCGTCTCCCGGGGGGCGCGGCACTGGTTGCTCGGCACGTTCCTACGGGACATGAACCGCCGCGCCCGGGGGGCTGTCGAGGTCGTGGAGGCCGCGGGGGTGACGCTCGGCGCGTACGGTTACGTCGCAAGCGAGTACCGCCGCGCGGCGGCTCAGTCTCGCTCGACGACGACTGCCGGTTCCGGCGCTGCGGGCGCGTGCTGA
- a CDS encoding polysaccharide biosynthesis tyrosine autokinase yields the protein MDFRGFFLAIRKRWWAVVLLTAIGAAAAVGITSRQAEQYRSSVTFFLSTPTAEPGQAYQASLYAQQLVNSYVKLLGSDELARRVIADAGLQASPQSVAAKISGTADLNTVLITARATDSTPAAARRLSTAVAAVFGPMVSSLNNNAASAGTPSIVLSVVSGPTNPVKIAPRRTLNYLLGILGGLIVGLAVAALRELLDTSIRSDEQVAATGVGVLASITQLQGKDVLPLMVGNLDHSFLAEEMRQLRTNLQYAQVDRPVRVIAVVSSEAGEGKSTVATNLALVFAEANRRTLLIDADLRKPRIADYLGLEGAVGLSDVLAQQVDLDAVIQPWGEQNLRVLTSGSPPPHPADLLGSRQMADLIARLRDDFDIIVIDTPPLLPVTDGVVTTLLADGAIVVVRNGRTKRAQLGETLQALRGVDASILGAVRNMVRQRRAGKSVYGDYVAAERSHSSREVEATETADAKEGQATPLRAVQAKDVAKASERPETDGRIKGPPRRPMVGGSEKRPAKSDHG from the coding sequence GTGGACTTTCGCGGCTTTTTCCTCGCGATTCGCAAGCGCTGGTGGGCGGTTGTACTCCTAACAGCAATCGGCGCCGCAGCGGCGGTAGGAATCACGAGCCGGCAGGCAGAGCAATACCGCAGCTCGGTGACGTTCTTCCTCTCGACGCCCACGGCAGAGCCGGGGCAGGCGTACCAAGCGAGCCTCTATGCCCAGCAGCTCGTCAACTCGTACGTGAAGTTGCTCGGCAGTGATGAGCTTGCCCGCCGGGTGATCGCGGATGCCGGCCTCCAGGCGAGTCCCCAGTCCGTAGCCGCAAAGATCAGCGGAACGGCCGATCTGAACACCGTGCTGATTACGGCCCGCGCAACCGATTCGACTCCGGCGGCCGCACGCCGGCTGTCGACAGCGGTGGCTGCCGTGTTCGGCCCCATGGTCAGCTCGCTGAACAACAACGCTGCGAGCGCCGGCACGCCGTCCATCGTGTTGTCAGTGGTATCGGGGCCGACCAACCCGGTCAAGATAGCGCCGCGCCGCACCCTGAATTACCTTCTCGGCATCCTCGGGGGCCTGATTGTGGGCCTTGCGGTTGCAGCGTTGCGTGAACTGCTCGACACGTCCATTCGATCCGATGAACAAGTGGCGGCGACCGGTGTCGGCGTTCTAGCCTCGATCACCCAACTCCAGGGCAAGGACGTGCTGCCGCTCATGGTCGGCAACCTCGACCACTCATTCCTCGCCGAGGAGATGCGGCAACTCCGGACGAATCTCCAGTACGCACAGGTCGATCGCCCGGTGCGAGTCATCGCCGTGGTGTCGTCTGAGGCGGGCGAAGGCAAGTCGACCGTCGCGACTAACCTCGCGCTGGTCTTTGCCGAGGCTAACCGGCGAACGCTGCTCATCGACGCGGATCTGCGGAAGCCCCGTATCGCCGATTACCTGGGACTAGAGGGCGCCGTTGGGCTCTCGGACGTCCTCGCGCAGCAGGTCGACCTGGATGCGGTGATACAGCCGTGGGGCGAACAGAACCTGCGTGTGCTCACGAGCGGGTCACCGCCGCCGCATCCTGCTGATTTGCTCGGCAGCCGACAGATGGCTGACCTGATTGCTCGCCTGCGCGACGATTTCGACATCATCGTCATCGACACACCCCCGCTGTTGCCGGTCACCGACGGCGTGGTAACCACCCTGCTCGCCGACGGCGCCATCGTCGTGGTCCGCAACGGCCGGACGAAGCGAGCCCAACTAGGTGAGACGCTGCAAGCTCTGCGCGGCGTCGACGCGTCGATTCTCGGTGCCGTACGCAACATGGTTCGACAACGGCGCGCGGGGAAAAGCGTCTACGGAGACTACGTGGCAGCGGAGAGGTCGCATAGCTCACGTGAGGTGGAGGCAACCGAAACCGCTGACGCGAAGGAAGGCCAAGCGACCCCATTACGCGCAGTGCAGGCGAAAGACGTGGCCAAGGCTAGTGAACGGCCGGAAACCGATGGGCGGATCAAGGGCCCGCCCCGGCGACCGATGGTCGGTGGGTCCGAAAAACGTCCGGCCAAGTCCGACCACGGCTAA
- a CDS encoding arsenate reductase/protein-tyrosine-phosphatase family protein has translation MLFVCTANLCRSPLAEHLARSTSAELGLALQADSAGTDAIAGEPIHPLAAETLTRRGIAVAPTWSSRLLDRSAIQTADLILVAEASHRSRVAQLEPSAVARTFLLLQFAELVRAASNDNVRSLPDLCTAANAARSRIAPVRHYSADIVDPIGGRRAAFDACAATIHAAIATSLRPLASGHRQLASD, from the coding sequence GTGTTGTTCGTCTGCACCGCGAACCTTTGTCGATCGCCGCTGGCCGAGCACCTCGCCCGCAGCACATCGGCCGAGTTGGGGCTGGCCCTGCAAGCGGATTCGGCAGGCACGGACGCGATCGCGGGCGAGCCCATCCATCCGCTGGCGGCGGAGACCCTCACGCGGCGCGGTATCGCAGTTGCGCCGACTTGGTCGTCGCGTCTGCTCGATCGCAGCGCTATCCAGACGGCGGACTTGATTCTCGTCGCGGAAGCGAGCCACCGCAGCCGCGTAGCGCAACTCGAGCCGTCCGCGGTGGCCCGGACGTTTCTACTCCTGCAGTTCGCCGAGCTCGTACGGGCAGCGTCGAACGACAACGTCCGATCCCTACCGGATCTGTGTACTGCGGCAAACGCTGCCCGCAGTCGGATCGCGCCGGTCAGGCACTACTCCGCTGACATCGTCGATCCGATCGGCGGTCGACGAGCTGCGTTCGACGCCTGCGCCGCAACGATCCACGCTGCCATCGCCACGTCGTTGCGACCGCTGGCGTCCGGCCACCGGCAACTGGCCTCTGATTAG